A region of the Polaribacter sp. L3A8 genome:
GGTTTCTGTTTCGTTTGCAGGTACAGGTTCCGAGAAAATTCTAAAACTACGATTGTCAATAACACCATCTACACCTGTAATATTACCAATCATATCGTTGTTTAAAACTCCAATAATATCCCAACCATTTTCTTTTGCATATTTTGCCAAACCTGCTCCACCAAACAAGCCTTGTTCTTCACCAGAAAGACCAACATAAACAATACTGCTTTCAAATTGATATTTACTTAATACTCTTGCAGCCTCAATTGTACCTGCCATTCCAGAAGCATTGTCATTTGCACCAGGAGCGTCTGTTGTAAAATCCATTGTATCACTTGCTCTAGAATCGATATCACCACTCATAATAATATACTTGTTCGGGTATTTTGTTCCTTTTTGAATGGCTACAACATTAACCACCCAAGCATCATGAGGAACTCTTCTATTTCCTTTTTTAGTTACAAAATCCTTTTGATAAAAAGTGTTGATACAATTGTTGCAATTATTTGATATTGCATCAAATTCAGATTTTATCCAACGTCTTGCAGCTCCAATACCTCGAGTTGTAGAAATTGTATCAGAAAAAGTATTTCTTGTGCCAAACTCGGTTAATGTTTTTATATCAGCTTTAATGTTATCTGCAGAAATAGTATTTATAATATCGTAAATTTTTTGATCCGTTTGGGCGGAAATTGACAGGGTAATAAATAAAAAAAGGAGTGTAGTTTTTCTTATAATTTTATTAATTACAATACTAGGAAGAAATTTGGATAACATCTATTAAATTTTTTGCTCTAATATACAGCCTTTTTAAAAATAAGAAACCATATCAATAAAAATGATATGGTTTTAACTTTTTCTTTAGTAAAGGTTTATTACTTGTTTTTTCTATTATAAATTTAAGCAGAAGAATACTCTTATTATTCCTCGATACTCACATGAAATAAAGCATCACCTTTATTTACAATAGGTGTTTTATTGATACAGAAAATATGACAATCAAATGGTGCGTACACCTTCTTTTTAAATTCACCAAAAGGATCTTGAATAACGCCTAAAACTTCTTTCTTTTTTACAAAACTTCCGTTTGCAACTCTAATTTTAAACATTCCAGAATCTAAGGCTCTTATCCATTTTGCTTTATGTACAAAAATTGGTGTTGCTCTAACGGTGATTTCTCCTTCAATTAAACCTAAACGAATTAACACGTTTTTAGTTCCGTTTACACCTTCGTTAATAATAGTAGGGTTTAGTTCTTTCGTTTTTCCTCCTTCAAAAAGTAAAACCGTTTTGCCCATTTTATGTAACGTATCTCTCAAAGATTTTTTAATGTTTTCAGAGAAAACAATCATTGGTGGGTTAAAAACCTTGGCCAATTCTAACGCTTTTTCATCTTCTTCACTACATCTTATCTGTGCAATATTATCACGATCTCCTCCTCCAGTATGAAAATCAATAACATAATCTACAATCGGAGCAATTTCTTTTGTAAATTGAAAGGCAAATTGGCTGGCTAAAGAACCACTTGCAGACCCAGGAAACATTCTATTTAAATCACGTCCGTCAGGAAATTCTCTAGTCTGAATTAAATACCCAAAAATATTAAAAACAGGAATGCAAATAATGGTTCCGTTTTTTGGTTTATTAATCTTTAAATTGATAATTTCTCTAATAATTCCAACACCATTTGTTTCGTCACCATGTATACCCGCTAGTAATAAAACAACAGGCCCAGGGTTCTGAGAACGTTCTATAATTATGGGAACTTTTACGGTAGTTCTTGTATGTAACTTTGCTACCTCTAAATCTAAAACGGTGCGTTTTCCTAAAGGAATTACTTTTCCTAAAAGGATAAAAGGCTTATTCGACATGAATTTCTAAATAACGAATGATTTCTTTTGCAATATTTTTACCTGTAGCTACTTCAATACCTTCTAAACCGGGAGATGAATTTACTTCTAAAACCAAAGGTCCTTTAGAGGATTGTAACATATCTACACCAGCAACTCCTAAGCCTAAAGCTTTGGTTGCTTTTAAAGCAGTTTTTTCTTCTTCGTCTGTTAATTCTATAACAGTAGCATTACCACCTCTATGTAAATTAGAACGGAATTCGCCTTCTTTACCTTGTCGTTTCATGGCACCAACCACTTTTCCATCAACAACAAAAGCTCTAATATCTGCACCACCAGCTTCTTTAATAAATTCTTGCGCAATTACTCTTGCACCTAAACCATTAAAAGCTTCTAAAACAGAAGTTGCAGCGTTCTTAGTTTCTGCTAAAACAACCCCTAAACCTTGTGTTCCTTCCAATAATTTTAAAATTAATGGAGCTCCACCTACAGATTCTACTACATGTTCTACATCTTTAGTATAATTAGCAAAAACCGTTTTTGGTAAACCAACACCTGCTCTTGCTAAAATTTGTAAACTGCTTAATTTGTCTCTAGATTTTACTAAGGCCTGAGAAGAAACGGCAGAAAATACTTTCATCATTTCAAATTGACGAATAACTGCGGTTCCATAAAAAGTTACAGAAGCTCCAATTCTAGGTATAATAGCATCGATATTTTCGATGTATTCACCTTTGTAAAATATTTTTGGTGATCTTCTTTCAATTTCAATGTTACATTTTAAATGGTCTACAACCATTACTTCATGACCTCTTTTTTCAGCAGCTTCGACCAATCTTCTAGTTGAATACAATTTTGGATTTCTAGATAGAATTACAATTCTCATTACTTTTTGTTTTTTAATTTGTGTGATAAATCTTTCATCGTTGTATCTATCAAAAATTTATGATTTAAAAATTTTCTTCCCAATAATACGGGAAAAGTCATGTCTTTACGTTCACTTAATGTTAAATGAATAGGAAAAGATTTGTTAAAAATTACGATTTCAGTTTCTATTAAGAATCTTTCTTCTGAAATACCATTAGAGCTTTTAACCAATTTAGAAGCATATTTTTTAGTGGAAAACTCTTTGTTGTTATAAAAAGGGTGTTCAGGATCTAATAATGTAAATCTAATAAATTTTTCAGTATCTACAGTAATTTCTTCAATGTTTGAACAATGAATTGATGACGTATAAGCTCCAGAATCAATTTTCACATCAATATCTTCTAAAATTAATTCAGGGAAATCAGCTTTGTCTATTCTGCCAATTGTAATTTTCATTCGTAAAATATATTAAGAAGTAAAATTACAGATACTTATTCATTAAAAAAGAAAAAGTTTTAAAATTTTGCAATTGCCGCTTCTGCACAACGTTCTCCGTCCATTGCAGCAGAAACAATTCCGCCTGCATAACCACCACCTTCGCCACAAGGAAACAAACCTTCTATTTCTGTATGTTCTAAATTTTCTTTTCTAGGGATGTTTACGGGTGATGAAGTTCTAGATTCTACACCAATAATATTAGCTTCATTGGTATAATAACCATGCATTTTTTGTCCGAATGCAGCAAAACCTTTTCGCAATCTACCACCAATAATTTTTGGTAATAAAGAATGCAAAGGCGCAGATTTTAGTCCGGGTTGATATGAGCAATCATTTAAATCGTTAGAAAGTCTACCATCAACAAAATCTACCAATCTTTGTGCAGGAGCGGTTTGTGTTCTTCCGCCTGCAAAAAAGGCTATTTTTTCTAAATCTTTCTGAAACTCTAATCCTTTAAGCGCTCCAAATTCTTCGTATTTTTTAAAATCTTTATCAATATCTAATTCAACAACAATTCCAGAATTTGCAAATCGGTTATTTCTACGAGAAGGCGACATTCCGTTTACAACAACTTCTCCGTTTGCTGTGGCTGCTGGTACAATAAACCCCCCAGGACACATACAAAAAGAATACACACCTCTGTTATTTACTTGATGCACCAAACTATACGCAGCAGCAGGTAACAATTCATCTCTTTCGCCAGCACAATGATATTGAATCTGGTCTATAATTTCTTGTGGATGCTCTACACGAACGCCCATAGCAAATGACTTTGCTTTTAATGCAATTTCTTTTTTATGTAGCAATTCATAAATATCTCTTGCAGAATGACCTGTTGCCAAAATAACCGAGTTAACAGCCATTTCTGTTCCATTCTTTAATTGAATTGCTTGTAGTTTATTATTTTTTATCGTAAAATCTGTAACACGAGTTTCAAAATGAATTTCGCCTCCGTATTTTATAATATTATCACGAATATTTTCTATAATCTTAGGTAATTTATTGGTTCCGATATGAGGATGTGCATCTACCAAAATTTGCTCTGTTGCTCCGTGATAGACTAGGTTTTCAAAAATTCTACGAACGTCACCACGTTTTAAAGAACGGGTATATAGTTTACCATCAGAATACGTACCTGCACCACCTTCTCCAAAACAATAATTAGAATCTTCATTTACAAAATGATCTTGATTAATCGCTTTTAAATCTCGTCTTCTATCTTGTACATTTTTACCACGTTCTAAAACAATAGGTTTGTAACCTAATTCTATACAACGTAAAGCTGCATACATTCCTGCAGGACCAAAACCAATAATATGTATTTCTTTGGCATTAGAAACGTCTTTGTACTCAAAAATATAATCAGATTTTTCTGGTACTTTTTCATTGATATAGACAGCCACTTTGTAATTAAAAATGATGTCTTTTTTACGAGCATCTATAGATTTACGGAGTACTTTTACGGCAGAAATTTCACTTTTATCAAGGCTTAATTGTTTAGAAGCTTTGTATAAAAGAATGTTTTCTTTACGTTCTTCTATTAAATTTACTCGAAGTTGAATTTCTTTTACCATGTGGCAAAAATAACAAATTTTAAAGGTTAATAAATAAATAACTTTATGCTAAAATTATGATTTAAATATTTTATTTTTTTTAAATTTAAACAAAGACTAGATTGTGAATATAATTATTAGAAAATGCGGTAAAAATTGGAGGTGAAATCATGATTTTATCTATCTTTAAAAAATATTTAAAAGGATGCTAGACAAAGGTAAATACAAAGTAAAAAATAACATTCAACTTGCTGATTTTAATACAAAAGAAGTAGTTGAAAAGGCAGATAAAAAGCTTAAAAAAATAAGAAAAAAGCTAAGTAAAATTCAGGATACCATGTATGCAGAGGGCAAATATAGTATGCTAATTTGCTTGCAAGGAATGGATACTTCTGGTAAAGACAGCTTAATTAGAGAGGTTTTTAAAGATGTAAATGCGCGTGGAGTAGAGGTTCATAGTTTTAAAGTGCCTACGGAGTTAGAATTAAAGCACGATTTTTTATGGAGGCATTATATTGCGCTACCTGCAAAAGGGAAAATTGGCGTTTTTAATAGAACACATTATGAGAATGTGTTGGTAACAAGAGTGCATCCAGAATATGTGTTTGGCGAAAATTTACCCACCATAAATACTTTAGAAGATATAAATGATGATTTTTTCCATAATAGAATGGATAGAATCAATGCTTTTGAAAAACATATTGTTGATAGTGGAACAATTGTCTTAAAATTCTTTTTAAACTTATCTAAAGGAGAGCAAAAAAATAGGTTGTTGCGTAGGTTAAATTTGCCAGCAAAGAATTGGAAGTTTTCTGCAGGAGATTTAAAAGAACGTAAACTTTGGGACAAGTATCAGTTTTGTTATCAAGATTTATTAAATAGAACTTCTAAAGAAAATGCGCCTTGGTTTGTAATTCCTGCGGATGATAAACCAACAGCAAGATTTATTTTAGCAGATATTGTATTAGAAGAATTAGAAAAATATAATTTTAAAGAGCCTTCACTTCCTGCAAAAATACAGGGTCAGGTAGCCGAATTTAAAAAACAATTAAATAACGAATAAATAATAGTTATAAAGTAGAACGTTTAAAAGTTGTAACGTTTTGGTAACAGAATTTTCAACTTTAAAAGCTTTATAATCTAAAAAGAATAAGAACTAGAAGAATGAATTTAAATTTAACAAAA
Encoded here:
- a CDS encoding M28 family peptidase, whose product is MLSKFLPSIVINKIIRKTTLLFLFITLSISAQTDQKIYDIINTISADNIKADIKTLTEFGTRNTFSDTISTTRGIGAARRWIKSEFDAISNNCNNCINTFYQKDFVTKKGNRRVPHDAWVVNVVAIQKGTKYPNKYIIMSGDIDSRASDTMDFTTDAPGANDNASGMAGTIEAARVLSKYQFESSIVYVGLSGEEQGLFGGAGLAKYAKENGWDIIGVLNNDMIGNITGVDGVIDNRSFRIFSEPVPANETETQRKMRRFYGGEVDGISRQLARYIHKNVKTYMPEMNPMMIYRLDRFGRGGHHRPFNDLGFAGIRIMEAHENYTQQHQDIRTENGIKYGDTFEHVNFEYAKKLTAVNAITMANLAWAPEAPKEVAIGGIVQASVKLKWNKVDGAKGYKIYWRDTTSPTWDHSRYVETTEFTLDGIVIDNFFFGVAAVGENDHESVVVFPNKIWR
- a CDS encoding succinylglutamate desuccinylase/aspartoacylase family protein, which produces MSNKPFILLGKVIPLGKRTVLDLEVAKLHTRTTVKVPIIIERSQNPGPVVLLLAGIHGDETNGVGIIREIINLKINKPKNGTIICIPVFNIFGYLIQTREFPDGRDLNRMFPGSASGSLASQFAFQFTKEIAPIVDYVIDFHTGGGDRDNIAQIRCSEEDEKALELAKVFNPPMIVFSENIKKSLRDTLHKMGKTVLLFEGGKTKELNPTIINEGVNGTKNVLIRLGLIEGEITVRATPIFVHKAKWIRALDSGMFKIRVANGSFVKKKEVLGVIQDPFGEFKKKVYAPFDCHIFCINKTPIVNKGDALFHVSIEE
- the rimK gene encoding 30S ribosomal protein S6--L-glutamate ligase, encoding MRIVILSRNPKLYSTRRLVEAAEKRGHEVMVVDHLKCNIEIERRSPKIFYKGEYIENIDAIIPRIGASVTFYGTAVIRQFEMMKVFSAVSSQALVKSRDKLSSLQILARAGVGLPKTVFANYTKDVEHVVESVGGAPLILKLLEGTQGLGVVLAETKNAATSVLEAFNGLGARVIAQEFIKEAGGADIRAFVVDGKVVGAMKRQGKEGEFRSNLHRGGNATVIELTDEEEKTALKATKALGLGVAGVDMLQSSKGPLVLEVNSSPGLEGIEVATGKNIAKEIIRYLEIHVE
- a CDS encoding ATP-dependent zinc protease family protein; translated protein: MKITIGRIDKADFPELILEDIDVKIDSGAYTSSIHCSNIEEITVDTEKFIRFTLLDPEHPFYNNKEFSTKKYASKLVKSSNGISEERFLIETEIVIFNKSFPIHLTLSERKDMTFPVLLGRKFLNHKFLIDTTMKDLSHKLKNKK
- a CDS encoding NAD(P)/FAD-dependent oxidoreductase, encoding MVKEIQLRVNLIEERKENILLYKASKQLSLDKSEISAVKVLRKSIDARKKDIIFNYKVAVYINEKVPEKSDYIFEYKDVSNAKEIHIIGFGPAGMYAALRCIELGYKPIVLERGKNVQDRRRDLKAINQDHFVNEDSNYCFGEGGAGTYSDGKLYTRSLKRGDVRRIFENLVYHGATEQILVDAHPHIGTNKLPKIIENIRDNIIKYGGEIHFETRVTDFTIKNNKLQAIQLKNGTEMAVNSVILATGHSARDIYELLHKKEIALKAKSFAMGVRVEHPQEIIDQIQYHCAGERDELLPAAAYSLVHQVNNRGVYSFCMCPGGFIVPAATANGEVVVNGMSPSRRNNRFANSGIVVELDIDKDFKKYEEFGALKGLEFQKDLEKIAFFAGGRTQTAPAQRLVDFVDGRLSNDLNDCSYQPGLKSAPLHSLLPKIIGGRLRKGFAAFGQKMHGYYTNEANIIGVESRTSSPVNIPRKENLEHTEIEGLFPCGEGGGYAGGIVSAAMDGERCAEAAIAKF
- a CDS encoding PPK2 family polyphosphate kinase, encoding MLDKGKYKVKNNIQLADFNTKEVVEKADKKLKKIRKKLSKIQDTMYAEGKYSMLICLQGMDTSGKDSLIREVFKDVNARGVEVHSFKVPTELELKHDFLWRHYIALPAKGKIGVFNRTHYENVLVTRVHPEYVFGENLPTINTLEDINDDFFHNRMDRINAFEKHIVDSGTIVLKFFLNLSKGEQKNRLLRRLNLPAKNWKFSAGDLKERKLWDKYQFCYQDLLNRTSKENAPWFVIPADDKPTARFILADIVLEELEKYNFKEPSLPAKIQGQVAEFKKQLNNE